Proteins from a genomic interval of Nostoc sp. TCL240-02:
- the fabZ gene encoding 3-hydroxyacyl-ACP dehydratase FabZ, with the protein MSILTEVNTIDPTTPTSTELQAINETTIISEIKTTFTSEEIQKLLPHRYPFLLVDKIIDYVPGKKAVGVKNVTINEPHFQGHFPGRPLMPGVLIVEAMAQVGGIVLTQMSSVEGGLFVFAGIDKVRFRRQVVPGDQLVMTVELLWVKQRRFGKMQGRAEVDGQLACEGELMFSLVS; encoded by the coding sequence ATGTCAATTCTCACTGAAGTGAATACTATCGATCCAACTACACCTACATCTACTGAACTACAGGCTATAAATGAGACTACGATCATCTCGGAAATTAAAACAACTTTCACATCTGAAGAAATTCAAAAATTACTACCCCACCGCTACCCATTTTTACTTGTAGATAAAATAATTGACTACGTTCCAGGTAAAAAAGCTGTTGGCGTTAAAAATGTTACTATCAACGAACCCCATTTCCAAGGACATTTCCCCGGTCGTCCACTGATGCCAGGGGTGCTAATTGTCGAAGCGATGGCACAAGTTGGGGGCATTGTTCTCACTCAAATGTCTTCAGTAGAAGGCGGGCTATTTGTCTTCGCTGGTATCGATAAAGTTCGCTTTCGGCGACAGGTCGTACCGGGGGATCAACTAGTAATGACGGTGGAACTGTTATGGGTAAAACAACGTCGTTTCGGTAAGATGCAAGGTCGTGCCGAAGTTGATGGTCAACTTGCTTGTGAAGGAGAATTAATGTTTTCTCTAGTTAGCTGA